A region from the Chelmon rostratus isolate fCheRos1 chromosome 6, fCheRos1.pri, whole genome shotgun sequence genome encodes:
- the psma4 gene encoding proteasome subunit alpha type-4 yields the protein MSRRYDSRTTIFSPEGRLYQVEYAMEAIGHAGTCLGILANDGVLLAAERRNIHKLLDEVFFSEKIYKLNEDMACSVAGITSDANVLTNELRLIAQRYLLQYQEPIPCEQLVTALCDIKQAYTQFGGKRPFGVSLLYMGWDKHYGFQLYQSDPSGNYGGWKATCIGNNSAAAVSMLKQDFKEGEMTLSAALALAIKVLNKTMDVSKLSAEKVEIATLTRDNGKTCIKVLKLKEVEELIKKHEAEEAKAEKDKKEKEQKEKDK from the exons ATG TCCCGTCGATATGATTCCCGAACAACCATCTTCTCACCAGAGG GGCGTCTGTATCAGGTTGAGTACGCCATGGAAGCCATCGGCCACGCCGGCACCTGCCTGGGAATTTTAGCCAATGACGgagtgctgctggctgctgagaGGAGGAACATTCACAAGTTGCTGGATGAAGTGTTTTTCTCAGAGAAAATCTACAAGTTGAATGA AGACATGGCGTGCAGCGTGGCAGGAATCACATCAGATGCCAACGTGCTGACCAACGAGCTGAGACTTATAGCACAGAG GTACCTGCTGCAGTACCAGGAGCCAATCCCCTGCGAGCAGCTGGTCACAGCTTTGTGTGACATCAAACAGGCCTACACCCAGTTTGGAG GAAAACGTCCCTTTGGAGTCTCGCTGCTCTACATGGGCTGGGATAAACACTATGGCTTCCAGCTCTACCAGAGTGACCCCAGTGGAAACTACGGAGGCTGGAAGGCCACCTGCATCGGAAACAACAGCGCC GCAGCTGTCTCCATGTTGAAGCAGGACTtcaaggagggagagatgacTCTTTCTGCAGCTCTTGCTCTTGCCATTAAAGTTCTCAATAAAACCATGGACGTCAGCAAGCTGTCTGCAGAGAAAG TGGAGATCGCCACGCTGACCCGCGACAACGGCAAGACCTGCATCAAAGTGCTGAAGCTGAAGGAAGTGGAGGAACTGATCAAGAAGCACGAAGCAGAAGAGGCCAAAGCtgagaaagacaagaaagagaaggagcagaaagagaaggacaaGTAG